The following coding sequences lie in one Arabidopsis thaliana chromosome 3, partial sequence genomic window:
- a CDS encoding hypothetical protein (DUF936) (Plant protein of unknown function (DUF936); CONTAINS InterPro DOMAIN/s: Protein of unknown function DUF936, plant (InterPro:IPR010341); BEST Arabidopsis thaliana protein match is: Plant protein of unknown function (DUF936) (TAIR:AT1G08760.1); Has 314 Blast hits to 224 proteins in 22 species: Archae - 0; Bacteria - 0; Metazoa - 17; Fungi - 0; Plants - 291; Viruses - 0; Other Eukaryotes - 6 (source: NCBI BLink).), producing MASLTPRVLIKLLETMNTNIKVRGEYRSVLLQVISIVPALAGSELWPNQGFFIKVSDSSHSTYVSLSNEDNELILNNKLGIGQFFYVDKLDAGTPVPVLVGVRPISGRHPFVGNPKDLMQMLVPSETTPREEEYHNQKKKDGARSNIVENIRKHQPFVIKEEKTGVASRYMKGISNSKASGSDSSSGGSNNEGETGSIMVAKKVGVLAKGKQREHKDQARQAGPLQCRPATAPTKAEPKKLSLSSTVNYINRKSNSAEDASWSSLPVSLSKLGKGMLRRRNLAALIAAEVQREALAASHLIKCISMFAELSSNASPKNPHTSLRNFFTLQSILDQVQVTVVASKDKSFQPVNIHSLWMEPEKLSKKASLSSSRATMKPSKALTEAEKLEWVKGNGTEEIKELTNTLKRETRSWFLKFLEDALDTGLHATVPEKKGKTKGARLAEPDNHIAETLSQLKQANEWLEKVKNDNLSSDNSLLENIERLKKKIYSCLLLYVDSAASAIGV from the exons ATGGCTTCTCTTACGCCAAGAGTGTTAATCAAGTTACTCGAGACGATGAACACCAACATCAAGGTACGAGGGGAATATAGGTCTGTTCTATTGCAGGTAATCAGCATTGTCCCTGCTTTAGCTGGCTCGGAGCTTTGGCCAAACCAAGGCTTTTTCATCAAAGTCTCAGATTCTTCTCACTCCACATATGTCTCATTGAGCAACGAAGACAACGAACTTATCTTGAACAACAAACTGGGAATAGGACAATTCTTCTACGTTGATAAGCTTGATGCTGGGACACCTGTTCCTGTATTGGTGGGAGTTAGACCGATCTCTGGACGCCATCCTTTTGTAGGAAATCCCAAAGATTTGATGCAGATGTTGGTACCAAGTGAGACAACACCTCGGGAAGAAGAATATCACAACCAGAAGAAG AAAGATGGTGCAAGATCAAACATAGTGgagaatataagaaaacatcaaCCTTTTGTAATCAAGGAAGAGAAGACAGGTGTGGCTTCACGTTATATGAAGGgtatttcaaattcaaaggCAAGTGGATCAGACTCAAGTAGTGGGGGTAGCAACAATGAGGGTGAGACTGGATCGATAATGGTGGCTAAGAAAGTTGGTGTATTGGCTAAAGGGAAACAAAGGGAGCACAAAGATCAG GCACGTCAAGCTGGTCCTTTACAATGTCGGCCTGCGACAGCTCCAACAAAGGCAGAGCCAAAGAAACTCTCTTTGAGCTCCACTGTGAACTACATAAACAGGAAGAGTAATTCTGCTGAGGATGCATCATGGAGCTCTCTGCCTGTTAGTCTATCAAAATTGGGTAAA GGAATGCTGAGAAGGAGAAATTTAGCTGCTCTCATAGCCGCAGAAGTGCAAAGAGAGGCATTGGCTGCTTCACATCTCATCAAATGCATCAG TATGTTTGCTGAACTCAGCTCAAATGCTTCACCAAAGAATCCACATACCTCTCTCAGAAACTTCTTCACCCTCCAGAGTATCCTTGACCAAGTACAGGTTACAGTTGTAGCATCGAAAGATAAATCATTCCAACCGGTGAATATTCATTCGTTATGGATGGAACCTGAAAAGTTGAGCAAAAAAGCTAGTCTATCTTCAAGCAGAGCCACAATGAAGCCTTCAAAAGCTCTAACAGAAGCCGAAAAGCTAGAATGGGTTAAGGGAAATGGCacagaagaaataaaagaactGACAAACACTTTGAAACGAGAAACAAGAAGCTGGTTTTTGAAATTCTTGGAAGATGCATTAGATACTGGATTACATGCTACTGTTCCggagaagaaaggaaaaaccAAAGGAGCGCGACTAGCGGAACCAGATAATCATATTGCCGAGACTTTATCCCAACTTAAGCAAGCAAACGAATGGCtggaaaaagttaaaaatgaCAATCTCTCTAGTGATAATTCTTTGTTAGAGAATATAGAacgattgaagaagaaaatatattcttgCTTGCTACTTTATGTGGATTCAGCTGCATCAGCTATTGGAGTATAA
- a CDS encoding GPI-anchored adhesin-like protein (FUNCTIONS IN: molecular_function unknown; INVOLVED IN: biological_process unknown; LOCATED IN: cellular_component unknown; BEST Arabidopsis thaliana protein match is: COP1-interacting protein-related (TAIR:AT1G72410.1); Has 30201 Blast hits to 17322 proteins in 780 species: Archae - 12; Bacteria - 1396; Metazoa - 17338; Fungi - 3422; Plants - 5037; Viruses - 0; Other Eukaryotes - 2996 (source: NCBI BLink).) encodes MRPAIPLDYAVFQLSPKRSRCELFVSTTGNTEKLASGLVKPFVAHLKVAEEQVSREVQSIRLEVESNKNAGTWFTKGTLERFVRFVSTPEVLELVSALDVEMSQLEAARKIYGEGTSDQRSSAKDSTDTTPAADVTKKELLKAIDLRLAAVRQDLATACNRASAAGFNPITVSELSQFADRFGANRLNEACTKFITLCQRRPELMSSWRVNQEEEAIRSSWESDMSIDDPSEDPSRDLATNRNQQHREYQTGMEEQSATGTSYCQHESKLKPQSSHDENDEEEEKSTVQNEPLVSQPRQLTRRLSVQERISMFENKQKENSGEKTAVAKSTELKRLSSDLSSSAGMEKVVVRRWSGASDMSIDLGNDRKDDTGDSPLCTPSSSSVSKDGSGASSKQFVGYNKKEQNGLSHAANPHRNEEECTSNNGGDWGMDEVESQNSSSTFLPKDKEVDLNVPFRTNNQVRHQGNSPDRYLEKNSKYKFHEKNPRASSDYTGNANINDDANNQMSDFISNRQNQIQFRDPQSHSLSTLQQLGGTEPIITSVQSNGVTAESPRKELMPSDRQSPLLEDRQRKTPFSGGSEQMKRPHSRRPEMGSAAVNTKPSAAINSVSDISESDTLIQVSPTEQVQRARPSKGSQELNDELKVKANELEKLFAEHMLRVPGDQSSSVRRGKPGKPSEQAVTSQLRRPVAQDLSSVQISDQKTLAMPTLTSNDEDKFKTPPTMKMVVTKDYGDTTRQNFPEISFSDNSRGKFYEQYMQKRDAKLKEDWSCRRTEKEAKLKVMQDILDRSNAEMKTKFSQSTGRRDSSARRAEKLVYFNSKLSAKKDQHPISSFQSEEDEDGSRSTQNKKLQQNKNNLLIARTTATSASRSAAKVSTLSAVRRRGQSEKHFAQSVPNFSEIKKEGMKPASGVGKNGVRTQVRSSIRPKAVNEEEKLRRPKIFRKGAAEAAELATDFSQLKSEDGVSVPLYLEQEQSGRNFNSHGTGISSDNAQLKASEESEASDDMEKEGMGEALDDTEVEAFTDAENEMPRLSQESEEWGSTGVANGESFSQLDAGSNTELPAAMASRHQTMGSILDSPGESTSPWNSRVKHRYPNEASELDASVDSPVGSPAFWNFSSLNHTESDTTQMRKKWGAAQKRAAGGNPSQNQCQQDVTKGLKRLLNFGRKNRAAESLADWISATTSEGDDDTDDGRDLANRSSEDLRKSRMGFLQSHPSGDSFNESELFTEHVQTTGTPLSFKLKEDQTTGASVKAPRSFFSLSNFRSKGK; translated from the exons ATGAGACCAGCTATACCTCTTGATTATGCTGTCTTCCAACTCTCTCCAAAGCGGTCAAG ATGTGAATTGTTTGTATCTACTACGGGAAATACTGAGAAACTTGCTTCTGGACTGGTGAAACCATTTGTTGCTCATTTGAAAGTTGCAGAAGAACAGGTTTCCCGGGAAGTTCAGTCTATCAGGCTAGAAGTTGAAAGCAACAAAAATGCTGGAACCTGGTTTACGAAAGGGACCCTCGAAAG GTTTGTACGCTTTGTTAGTACCCCAGAGGTTCTGGAATTGGTTAGCGCTTTGGATGTGGAAATGTCTCAGTTGGAGGCTGCTCGGAAAATATATGGCGAG GGGACTAGTGATCAGCGATCTAGTGCAAAAG ATAGCACAGATACTACTCCAGCCGCTGATGTGACAAA AAAGGAGTTACTGAAAGCTATTGATTTACGGCTAGCAGCAGTTAGACAGGACTTAGCAACTGCCTGTAATCGTGCTTCGGCTGCTGGTTTCAACCCTATCACTGTCTCCGAACTTAGTCAGTTTGCTGATCGATTTGGGGCCAATCGCTTGAA TGAAGCATGCACCAAGTTTATAACACTTTGTCAGAGAAGGCCAGAGCTTATGAGCTCTTGGAGGGTCAATCAGGAAGAGGAAGCGATACGTTCGTCATGGGAATCTGATATGTCAATTGATGATCCCAGTGAAGACCCATCTAGAGACCTGGCGACAAATAGAAACCAACAACACAGGGAATATCAAACTGGTATGGAAGAGCAAAGCGCAACAGGAACCAGCTACTGTCAACATGAATCAAAGCTTAAGCCACAAAGTAGTcatgatgaaaatgatgaagaagaggaaaaaagtACGGTACAAAATGAGCCTTTAGTGAGTCAGCCTAGGCAACTCACGAGACGGCTTAGCGTGCAGGAGAGGATCAGCATGTTTGAAAACAAGCAGAAAGAGAACTCTGGAGAGAAAACAGCTGTGGCAAAATCTACTGAGCTGAAAAGACTTTCTTCTGATTTATCATCTTCTGCAGGCATGGAAAAGGTTGTGGTACGAAGATGGAGTGGTGCTAGTGACATGAGCATCGATTTGGGAAATGACAGGAAGGATGATACGGGTGATAGTCCACTGTGCACTCCCTCGTCATCTTCAGTGTCCAAAGATGGAAGTGGTGCATCCTCAAAACAATTTGTCGGCTACAATAAAAAAGAGCAGAATGGATTGAGCCATGCTGCGAATCCTCATAGGAATGAGGAAGAATGTACTTCCAACAATGGTGGTGACTGGGGAATGGATGAAGTAGAGTCTCAAAATTCAAGTTCTACTTTCTTACCCAAAGACAAGGAGGTAGACTTGAATGTGCCATTTAGAACGAATAATCAAGTGAGACATCAAGGAAATTCTCCGGATCGATATTTGGAGAAGAATTCCAAGTATAAATTCCATGAGAAGAATCCCAGAGCCAGTTCAGATTACACAGGGAATGCAAATATAAATGATGATGCGAACAACCAGATGAGCGATTTTATATCAAACAGGCAGAACCAGATACAGTTTAGGGATCCTCAGAGCCATTCATTGTCTACATTACAGCAGTTAGGTGGCACTGAACCTATTATCACAAGTGTTCAGAGCAATGGAGTAACTGCGGAGTCTCCGAGGAAAGAACTAATGCCTTCGGATAGGCAATCACCACTTCTTGAGGATCGCCAGAGAAAGACACCGTTTTCTGGAG GTTCTGAACAGATGAAAAGGCCGCATAGTAGAAGACCTGAAATGGGTTCTGCTGCTGTAAATACAAAGCCATCTGCAGCCATTAATAGTGTTTCAGATATCTCCGAGAGTGATACTCTGATCCAAGTGTCTCCAACAGAGCAAGTTCAAAGGGCAAGGCCGTCTAAGGGAAGTCAAGAGCTGAATGACGAATTGAAAGTGAAAGCAAACGAGCTTGAAAAGCTATTTGCTGAACATATGCTCCGTGTGCCTGGGGATCAATCCAGTTCTGTCCGTAGAGGTAAGCCCGGAAAGCCAAGTGAACAGGCTGTGACTTCACAGTTGAGAAGGCCTGTAGCGCAGGATCTATCATCTGTTCAAATTTCTGATCAGAAGACCCTGGCAATGCCAACTTTAACCTCCAACGATGAAGACAAGTTCAAAACTCCGCCAACAATGAAGATGGTTGTTACCAAAGACTATGGAGATACCACGAGGCAAAATTTTCCAGAAATCAGCTTTTCTGATAATTCTAGAGGAAAGTTCTATGAGCAATATATGCAGAAAAGAGACGCAAAGCTGAAGGAAGACTGGAGTTGCAGAAGGACCGAGAAGGAAGCCAAATTGAAGGTGATGCAAGATATACTTGATCGCAGTAACGCTGAGatgaaaaccaaattttctcAGTCTACAGGGAGACGTGATTCAAGTGCCCGACGTGCAGAGAAGCTTGTATACTTCAATTCTAAGTTGAGTGCCAAAAAGGATCAG CATCCAATTAGTTCATTTCAGAGTGAGGAAGATGAGGATGGTTCCAGGAGCACCCAGAATAAAAAGctacaacaaaataaaaataatttattgattGCTCGAACCACTGCTACGTCAGCGTCACGCTCGGCAGCCAAAGTTTCTACTCTCAGTGCTGTTAGGCGGAGAGGGCAATCAGAAAAACATTTTGCACAGTCAGTCCCTAACTTCTCCGAGATCAAAAAGGAGGGCATGAAACCAGCCTCGGGAGTTGGAAAAAATGGTGTCCGCACCCAGGTGAGAAGCTCTATCCGCCCAAAAGCTgtaaatgaagaagaaaagttgcGAAGGCcgaaaattttcagaaaaggTGCTGCTGAAGCTGCTGAGTTGGCTACAGACTTTTCTCAATTGAAGTCAGAGGATGGTGTTTCTGTACCTCTGTATCTTGAACAGGAGCAAAGCGGGAGAAATTTTAATAGTCATGGCACTGGTATCAGCTCTGATAATGCGCAGCTAAAGGCTTCAGAAGAATCTGAGGCATCAGATGATATGGAGAAAGAGGGGATGGGAGAAGCGCTTGATGACACAGAAGTTGAAGCTTTTACTGATGCAGAAAACGAAATGCCAAGACTAAGTCAGGAGTCTGAAGAATGGGGTAGTACTGGGGTTGCAAATGGTGAATCTTTTTCTCAGCTTGACGCTGGTTCAAATACTGAATTACCTGCTGCTATGGCTTCTAGGCATCAAACCATGGGTTCAATCCTGGACTCACCCGGTGAAAGCACTAGTCCATGGAATTCCCGAGTGAAGCATCGATATCCAAACGAGGCATCTGAACTTGATGCTTCAGTGGACTCTCCAGTTGGTAGTCCTGCTTTCTGGAACTTCTCTTCCCTTAACCATACAGAGAGCGATACAACtcaaatgagaaagaaatggGGAGCTGCTCAGAAACGCGCTGCTGGTGGTAATCCATCTCAAAATCAGTGCCAACAAGATGTGACAAAAGGGTTGAAAagacttttgaattttggaagaaaaaaccGTGCGGCTGAGAGTTTGGCTGACTGGATATCTGCTACGACGTCTGAAGGGGATGATGATACTGATGATGGAAGAGATCTTGCAAATCGATCATCAGAAGACTTGAGAAAGTCGAGAATGGGATTCTTGCAGAGCCACCCCTCTGGTGATAGCTTCAACGAGAGCGAGCTATTCACTGAACACG TCCAAACCACTGGCACACCATTGAGCTTTAAACTGAAGGAGGATCAGACGACAGGAGCTTCTGTAAAAG CACCAAGGTCATTCTTTTCACTCTCCAATTTTCGTAGCAAAGGGAAATGA
- a CDS encoding GPI-anchored adhesin-like protein (FUNCTIONS IN: molecular_function unknown; INVOLVED IN: biological_process unknown; LOCATED IN: cellular_component unknown; BEST Arabidopsis thaliana protein match is: COP1-interacting protein-related (TAIR:AT1G72410.1).), with product MRPAIPLDYAVFQLSPKRSRCELFVSTTGNTEKLASGLVKPFVAHLKVAEEQVSREVQSIRLEVESNKNAGTWFVRFVSTPEVLELVSALDVEMSQLEAARKIYGEGTSDQRSSAKDSTDTTPAADVTKKELLKAIDLRLAAVRQDLATACNRASAAGFNPITVSELSQFADRFGANRLNEACTKFITLCQRRPELMSSWRVNQEEEAIRSSWESDMSIDDPSEDPSRDLATNRNQQHREYQTGMEEQSATGTSYCQHESKLKPQSSHDENDEEEEKSTVQNEPLVSQPRQLTRRLSVQERISMFENKQKENSGEKTAVAKSTELKRLSSDLSSSAGMEKVVVRRWSGASDMSIDLGNDRKDDTGDSPLCTPSSSSVSKDGSGASSKQFVGYNKKEQNGLSHAANPHRNEEECTSNNGGDWGMDEVESQNSSSTFLPKDKEVDLNVPFRTNNQVRHQGNSPDRYLEKNSKYKFHEKNPRASSDYTGNANINDDANNQMSDFISNRQNQIQFRDPQSHSLSTLQQLGGTEPIITSVQSNGVTAESPRKELMPSDRQSPLLEDRQRKTPFSGGSEQMKRPHSRRPEMGSAAVNTKPSAAINSVSDISESDTLIQVSPTEQVQRARPSKGSQELNDELKVKANELEKLFAEHMLRVPGDQSSSVRRGKPGKPSEQAVTSQLRRPVAQDLSSVQISDQKTLAMPTLTSNDEDKFKTPPTMKMVVTKDYGDTTRQNFPEISFSDNSRGKFYEQYMQKRDAKLKEDWSCRRTEKEAKLKVMQDILDRSNAEMKTKFSQSTGRRDSSARRAEKLVYFNSKLSAKKDQHPISSFQSEEDEDGSRSTQNKKLQQNKNNLLIARTTATSASRSAAKVSTLSAVRRRGQSEKHFAQSVPNFSEIKKEGMKPASGVGKNGVRTQVRSSIRPKAVNEEEKLRRPKIFRKGAAEAAELATDFSQLKSEDGVSVPLYLEQEQSGRNFNSHGTGISSDNAQLKASEESEASDDMEKEGMGEALDDTEVEAFTDAENEMPRLSQESEEWGSTGVANGESFSQLDAGSNTELPAAMASRHQTMGSILDSPGESTSPWNSRVKHRYPNEASELDASVDSPVGSPAFWNFSSLNHTESDTTQMRKKWGAAQKRAAGGNPSQNQCQQDVTKGLKRLLNFGRKNRAAESLADWISATTSEGDDDTDDGRDLANRSSEDLRKSRMGFLQSHPSGDSFNESELFTEHVQTTGTPLSFKLKEDQTTGASVKAPRSFFSLSNFRSKGK from the exons ATGAGACCAGCTATACCTCTTGATTATGCTGTCTTCCAACTCTCTCCAAAGCGGTCAAG ATGTGAATTGTTTGTATCTACTACGGGAAATACTGAGAAACTTGCTTCTGGACTGGTGAAACCATTTGTTGCTCATTTGAAAGTTGCAGAAGAACAGGTTTCCCGGGAAGTTCAGTCTATCAGGCTAGAAGTTGAAAGCAACAAAAATGCTGGAACCTG GTTTGTACGCTTTGTTAGTACCCCAGAGGTTCTGGAATTGGTTAGCGCTTTGGATGTGGAAATGTCTCAGTTGGAGGCTGCTCGGAAAATATATGGCGAG GGGACTAGTGATCAGCGATCTAGTGCAAAAG ATAGCACAGATACTACTCCAGCCGCTGATGTGACAAA AAAGGAGTTACTGAAAGCTATTGATTTACGGCTAGCAGCAGTTAGACAGGACTTAGCAACTGCCTGTAATCGTGCTTCGGCTGCTGGTTTCAACCCTATCACTGTCTCCGAACTTAGTCAGTTTGCTGATCGATTTGGGGCCAATCGCTTGAA TGAAGCATGCACCAAGTTTATAACACTTTGTCAGAGAAGGCCAGAGCTTATGAGCTCTTGGAGGGTCAATCAGGAAGAGGAAGCGATACGTTCGTCATGGGAATCTGATATGTCAATTGATGATCCCAGTGAAGACCCATCTAGAGACCTGGCGACAAATAGAAACCAACAACACAGGGAATATCAAACTGGTATGGAAGAGCAAAGCGCAACAGGAACCAGCTACTGTCAACATGAATCAAAGCTTAAGCCACAAAGTAGTcatgatgaaaatgatgaagaagaggaaaaaagtACGGTACAAAATGAGCCTTTAGTGAGTCAGCCTAGGCAACTCACGAGACGGCTTAGCGTGCAGGAGAGGATCAGCATGTTTGAAAACAAGCAGAAAGAGAACTCTGGAGAGAAAACAGCTGTGGCAAAATCTACTGAGCTGAAAAGACTTTCTTCTGATTTATCATCTTCTGCAGGCATGGAAAAGGTTGTGGTACGAAGATGGAGTGGTGCTAGTGACATGAGCATCGATTTGGGAAATGACAGGAAGGATGATACGGGTGATAGTCCACTGTGCACTCCCTCGTCATCTTCAGTGTCCAAAGATGGAAGTGGTGCATCCTCAAAACAATTTGTCGGCTACAATAAAAAAGAGCAGAATGGATTGAGCCATGCTGCGAATCCTCATAGGAATGAGGAAGAATGTACTTCCAACAATGGTGGTGACTGGGGAATGGATGAAGTAGAGTCTCAAAATTCAAGTTCTACTTTCTTACCCAAAGACAAGGAGGTAGACTTGAATGTGCCATTTAGAACGAATAATCAAGTGAGACATCAAGGAAATTCTCCGGATCGATATTTGGAGAAGAATTCCAAGTATAAATTCCATGAGAAGAATCCCAGAGCCAGTTCAGATTACACAGGGAATGCAAATATAAATGATGATGCGAACAACCAGATGAGCGATTTTATATCAAACAGGCAGAACCAGATACAGTTTAGGGATCCTCAGAGCCATTCATTGTCTACATTACAGCAGTTAGGTGGCACTGAACCTATTATCACAAGTGTTCAGAGCAATGGAGTAACTGCGGAGTCTCCGAGGAAAGAACTAATGCCTTCGGATAGGCAATCACCACTTCTTGAGGATCGCCAGAGAAAGACACCGTTTTCTGGAG GTTCTGAACAGATGAAAAGGCCGCATAGTAGAAGACCTGAAATGGGTTCTGCTGCTGTAAATACAAAGCCATCTGCAGCCATTAATAGTGTTTCAGATATCTCCGAGAGTGATACTCTGATCCAAGTGTCTCCAACAGAGCAAGTTCAAAGGGCAAGGCCGTCTAAGGGAAGTCAAGAGCTGAATGACGAATTGAAAGTGAAAGCAAACGAGCTTGAAAAGCTATTTGCTGAACATATGCTCCGTGTGCCTGGGGATCAATCCAGTTCTGTCCGTAGAGGTAAGCCCGGAAAGCCAAGTGAACAGGCTGTGACTTCACAGTTGAGAAGGCCTGTAGCGCAGGATCTATCATCTGTTCAAATTTCTGATCAGAAGACCCTGGCAATGCCAACTTTAACCTCCAACGATGAAGACAAGTTCAAAACTCCGCCAACAATGAAGATGGTTGTTACCAAAGACTATGGAGATACCACGAGGCAAAATTTTCCAGAAATCAGCTTTTCTGATAATTCTAGAGGAAAGTTCTATGAGCAATATATGCAGAAAAGAGACGCAAAGCTGAAGGAAGACTGGAGTTGCAGAAGGACCGAGAAGGAAGCCAAATTGAAGGTGATGCAAGATATACTTGATCGCAGTAACGCTGAGatgaaaaccaaattttctcAGTCTACAGGGAGACGTGATTCAAGTGCCCGACGTGCAGAGAAGCTTGTATACTTCAATTCTAAGTTGAGTGCCAAAAAGGATCAG CATCCAATTAGTTCATTTCAGAGTGAGGAAGATGAGGATGGTTCCAGGAGCACCCAGAATAAAAAGctacaacaaaataaaaataatttattgattGCTCGAACCACTGCTACGTCAGCGTCACGCTCGGCAGCCAAAGTTTCTACTCTCAGTGCTGTTAGGCGGAGAGGGCAATCAGAAAAACATTTTGCACAGTCAGTCCCTAACTTCTCCGAGATCAAAAAGGAGGGCATGAAACCAGCCTCGGGAGTTGGAAAAAATGGTGTCCGCACCCAGGTGAGAAGCTCTATCCGCCCAAAAGCTgtaaatgaagaagaaaagttgcGAAGGCcgaaaattttcagaaaaggTGCTGCTGAAGCTGCTGAGTTGGCTACAGACTTTTCTCAATTGAAGTCAGAGGATGGTGTTTCTGTACCTCTGTATCTTGAACAGGAGCAAAGCGGGAGAAATTTTAATAGTCATGGCACTGGTATCAGCTCTGATAATGCGCAGCTAAAGGCTTCAGAAGAATCTGAGGCATCAGATGATATGGAGAAAGAGGGGATGGGAGAAGCGCTTGATGACACAGAAGTTGAAGCTTTTACTGATGCAGAAAACGAAATGCCAAGACTAAGTCAGGAGTCTGAAGAATGGGGTAGTACTGGGGTTGCAAATGGTGAATCTTTTTCTCAGCTTGACGCTGGTTCAAATACTGAATTACCTGCTGCTATGGCTTCTAGGCATCAAACCATGGGTTCAATCCTGGACTCACCCGGTGAAAGCACTAGTCCATGGAATTCCCGAGTGAAGCATCGATATCCAAACGAGGCATCTGAACTTGATGCTTCAGTGGACTCTCCAGTTGGTAGTCCTGCTTTCTGGAACTTCTCTTCCCTTAACCATACAGAGAGCGATACAACtcaaatgagaaagaaatggGGAGCTGCTCAGAAACGCGCTGCTGGTGGTAATCCATCTCAAAATCAGTGCCAACAAGATGTGACAAAAGGGTTGAAAagacttttgaattttggaagaaaaaaccGTGCGGCTGAGAGTTTGGCTGACTGGATATCTGCTACGACGTCTGAAGGGGATGATGATACTGATGATGGAAGAGATCTTGCAAATCGATCATCAGAAGACTTGAGAAAGTCGAGAATGGGATTCTTGCAGAGCCACCCCTCTGGTGATAGCTTCAACGAGAGCGAGCTATTCACTGAACACG TCCAAACCACTGGCACACCATTGAGCTTTAAACTGAAGGAGGATCAGACGACAGGAGCTTCTGTAAAAG CACCAAGGTCATTCTTTTCACTCTCCAATTTTCGTAGCAAAGGGAAATGA